A genomic region of Nostoc sp. UHCC 0702 contains the following coding sequences:
- a CDS encoding NAD(P)/FAD-dependent oxidoreductase produces MTDVAVIGAGMAGLVCAQQLNQAGYSVIVVEKSRGLGGRVATRRLHETWADHGACYLKPKGELLGNFVELLRDRHILEVWTDTVYQLKPNSELSQNSAPRYVAPAGMSAIAKFLAPGLDILQNQRVVAINQTPENSWRLTLESSFEELTAKALVLAIPAPQALMLLAPLGESVLGKEFLANLSSVEFYPCISAIAGYPMTVRSLPHWKALNFVDDAVLGWIGFDSSKRPNPQQPVFVLQSSANFAQLHLESSDLQPVAQEMLQHAADSLGLPWLATPEWLQVHRWRYAFPSRPWQEAVLSASTSLPLVCCGDWCGGNLVEGAMLSGLAASVEINNQLYQLLLPNMNFFKVFT; encoded by the coding sequence ATGACCGATGTTGCAGTAATTGGTGCAGGGATGGCGGGTTTAGTCTGCGCTCAACAGTTAAATCAAGCGGGATATTCAGTAATAGTTGTGGAAAAGTCCCGTGGGTTGGGGGGACGAGTCGCCACCCGCCGCTTGCATGAAACTTGGGCAGATCATGGTGCATGTTATCTGAAGCCCAAAGGTGAATTGTTGGGAAATTTTGTAGAATTGTTGCGCGATCGCCATATTTTAGAAGTCTGGACAGACACAGTTTACCAACTCAAACCCAACTCAGAACTCAGCCAGAACTCTGCACCTCGTTATGTTGCGCCTGCGGGAATGAGTGCGATCGCTAAATTTCTGGCCCCAGGTTTGGATATTTTGCAAAATCAGCGTGTCGTAGCCATTAACCAAACTCCTGAAAATAGTTGGCGTTTGACGCTGGAATCTAGCTTTGAAGAATTAACCGCTAAAGCTTTAGTCCTGGCGATTCCTGCACCTCAAGCGTTGATGCTGTTGGCACCTTTGGGTGAAAGTGTATTGGGCAAAGAGTTTTTAGCTAACTTGAGTTCTGTAGAATTTTACCCTTGTATTAGTGCGATCGCTGGCTACCCTATGACAGTGCGATCGCTTCCCCACTGGAAAGCCCTGAATTTTGTAGATGATGCTGTTCTCGGATGGATCGGTTTCGATAGCAGCAAGCGCCCCAATCCTCAGCAACCTGTGTTTGTATTGCAAAGTAGTGCTAATTTTGCTCAACTTCACCTAGAGTCATCAGATTTACAACCTGTAGCACAAGAAATGTTGCAACATGCAGCCGATAGTTTGGGACTTCCTTGGCTAGCGACACCTGAGTGGTTGCAAGTGCATCGTTGGCGCTACGCCTTTCCTAGTCGTCCTTGGCAAGAAGCCGTTTTATCTGCCAGTACTTCCTTACCTTTAGTGTGTTGTGGTGATTGGTGTGGTGGCAATCTGGTAGAAGGTGCAATGCTTTCTGGGCTAGCCGCATCTGTAGAAATTAACAATCAGCTGTATCAGTTACTTCTACCTAATATGAACTTTTTCAAAGTTTTTACTTAA
- a CDS encoding DUF3140 domain-containing protein — MSKDVKSVLDEFHSSVNMTAKELESWLKTEESQSVGQKKDDDESIGHKSGKQIIELLKKKDDYSDDDLSHMKKVVSYIHRHSAQQPEGDVEHTRWRYSLMNWGHDPLKVKS, encoded by the coding sequence ATGAGTAAAGATGTCAAATCAGTTCTAGATGAATTCCATTCCTCAGTCAACATGACAGCAAAGGAATTGGAATCTTGGCTCAAAACAGAAGAATCTCAATCAGTTGGACAAAAGAAAGACGACGATGAATCAATTGGACACAAATCTGGTAAACAGATTATTGAGTTGTTGAAAAAAAAAGATGACTATAGTGATGATGATTTATCACACATGAAAAAAGTTGTCAGTTACATTCATCGTCACTCAGCGCAGCAACCTGAAGGTGATGTTGAACATACACGGTGGCGCTACTCATTGATGAATTGGGGACACGATCCTTTGAAAGTTAAAAGTTAG
- a CDS encoding DUF2945 domain-containing protein translates to MTEEFKKGDKVKWNTAQGETTGKVEKKLTSPTDIKGHHVAASKDNPEYLVKSDKTGKEAAHKPDALEDIEE, encoded by the coding sequence GTGACTGAAGAATTCAAGAAAGGCGACAAGGTGAAGTGGAATACGGCGCAAGGTGAAACTACTGGTAAGGTAGAAAAAAAATTAACTTCACCTACAGACATCAAAGGACATCATGTTGCTGCTTCAAAAGACAACCCGGAGTACTTGGTGAAAAGCGACAAAACTGGCAAAGAAGCCGCTCATAAACCTGATGCTCTTGAGGATATTGAGGAGTAA
- a CDS encoding STAS/SEC14 domain-containing protein, which translates to MSTVKLEVHLSSEELLKAVEQLSQPNFEQFVSQVIALQAQRKASNLPQAEAELLLKINQGIPSDTQKYYEELIGKKEAETLTSEEHIELLNLTQQIEKLQAKRIEYLSELARLRVISLTALMENLGSQTQMYV; encoded by the coding sequence ATGTCAACCGTTAAACTGGAAGTACATCTGTCTTCAGAAGAATTATTAAAGGCTGTTGAACAGTTAAGCCAGCCTAATTTCGAGCAATTTGTATCTCAAGTTATCGCATTACAGGCGCAACGCAAAGCTTCTAATTTGCCACAAGCCGAAGCTGAATTATTACTCAAAATTAATCAGGGTATTCCTTCAGATACTCAAAAGTATTACGAGGAATTAATAGGTAAAAAAGAGGCTGAAACTCTGACAAGCGAGGAGCATATTGAGTTATTAAATTTGACACAACAGATAGAAAAACTACAAGCTAAACGCATAGAGTATCTATCAGAGTTAGCACGTCTGCGTGTAATTTCTCTCACAGCATTGATGGAAAATTTAGGTAGTCAGACGCAAATGTATGTCTGA
- a CDS encoding pyridoxal phosphate-dependent aminotransferase: MKLAARVSQVTPSLTLAIAAKAKALKAEGIDVCSFSAGEPDFDTPAHIKAAAAKALDEGKTKYGPAAGEPKLREAIARKLKTDNGLDYQPENVLVTNGGKHSLYNLIVALIDPGDEVIIPAPYWLSYPEMVTLVGGVSVIVHTDASTDYKITPEQLRKAITPKTKLFVLNSPSNPTGMVYTPDEIKALAEVIVDADIFVVSDEIYEKILYDGAEHLTIGSLGKEIFNRTLISNGFAKAYSMTGWRIGYLAGPLEIIKAASTIQGHSTSNVCTFAQYGAIAALESSQDCVEEMRQAFAKRRQVMLDRINAIPGLNCPKPDGAFYLFPDISKTNLKSLEFCDALLEEHQVAVIPGIAFGADKNIRLSYATDLATIEKGMDRLEKFVRSRI, translated from the coding sequence ATGAAACTGGCAGCAAGAGTGAGTCAGGTAACACCTTCGTTGACTTTAGCGATCGCAGCTAAAGCTAAAGCACTGAAGGCAGAAGGAATAGATGTTTGTAGTTTTAGTGCTGGAGAACCGGATTTTGACACGCCAGCGCACATCAAAGCCGCAGCAGCGAAAGCTTTGGATGAAGGCAAAACCAAGTATGGCCCAGCAGCCGGAGAACCAAAGTTAAGGGAAGCGATCGCCCGCAAGCTCAAAACTGATAACGGTCTTGATTATCAGCCAGAGAATGTTCTCGTCACTAACGGTGGTAAGCATTCCCTATACAATTTGATAGTGGCGTTAATCGATCCAGGTGATGAAGTGATCATCCCTGCTCCCTATTGGCTAAGTTACCCGGAAATGGTGACTTTGGTGGGTGGGGTATCAGTGATTGTGCATACAGATGCTTCGACTGACTATAAAATTACACCGGAGCAACTGCGTAAAGCAATCACACCTAAAACTAAGTTATTTGTCCTCAACTCCCCATCAAATCCCACAGGAATGGTTTACACGCCAGATGAAATTAAAGCACTGGCGGAAGTAATAGTTGATGCAGATATCTTTGTTGTTTCTGACGAGATTTACGAAAAGATTCTCTACGATGGTGCAGAACATCTCACCATTGGTTCTCTAGGGAAGGAAATTTTTAACCGCACCTTAATTAGCAATGGGTTTGCCAAAGCTTACTCGATGACAGGGTGGCGTATCGGTTATTTAGCGGGGCCATTGGAGATTATCAAAGCAGCAAGTACCATCCAAGGACATAGTACATCCAACGTTTGTACCTTTGCCCAATATGGTGCGATCGCCGCTTTGGAAAGTTCTCAAGACTGTGTAGAAGAAATGCGCCAAGCTTTCGCCAAACGGCGACAGGTAATGTTAGATAGAATCAACGCCATTCCCGGACTCAATTGTCCCAAACCAGACGGCGCTTTTTATCTGTTTCCTGACATCAGCAAAACTAATCTCAAATCCTTGGAATTTTGCGACGCGCTGTTAGAAGAACATCAAGTTGCAGTCATTCCCGGAATTGCCTTTGGTGCTGATAAGAACATTCGCCTTTCCTACGCCACAGATTTGGCAACAATTGAAAAAGGCATGGATAGGTTGGAGAAATTCGTGCGATCGCGTATTTAG
- a CDS encoding HAMP domain-containing protein — translation MKKIKLTNIKVLPLQLVLIIPFVFQIFGAVSLVGYLSFKNGQNAVNELADQLMARTSNMVDQYLHSYLSIPHKVNQINADAIQMRLLNVRDRKTLTKYFWKQLQTYELSYIGFGLTTGEAAGAGRFDGTNVTIDDCGAKLPNNCYNYATDNKGNRKRLITIYDWDNFSMSMYTEPIKAGRPIWSQIYTLNYPNHPYIAASAGRPIYDAQNRLLGMVATDIHLLKLSEFLRRLDVSRTGQVFILDRNGMLIANSSPQQPFSIVKEDIKRLKAIDSPDPVIHNLTQQIQQQFNGFQSISEAKKLQMKLQGEVNFVHVSPWRDQYGLDWLVVVSVPERAFMAQINANTNSTILLCLGALTVATLMGYFTSRCIAHPIVRLNQASQAMASGNLDQLVDVSNIQEFNKLAHSFNYMAGQLRKSFNDLENSKAELEDRVEERTAELKTTLTELQRTQAQVIQSEKMSSLGQLVAGVAHEINNPVNFIHGNISHLNEYTQDLLRMIYLYQERHSSDDPEIQAFADEIDLEFLIEDLQKMLSSMKMGTERIRNIVLSLRNFSRMDEAEFKVVNIHEGIESTLLILQHRLKNKPDRPAIEIIRDYSNLPEVECYAGQLNQVLMNILVNAMDALDEVNAQGTSEQIKANPSQITIRTSVINSQWIEIAIADNGLGMPEQVKNRIFDPFFTTKPVGKGTGMGMAISYQIIFEKHRGKLQCFSTLGKGTEFIIQLPIRQQVLTLPTAV, via the coding sequence ATGAAAAAAATTAAGTTAACCAACATTAAAGTTTTACCATTACAACTTGTTTTGATTATTCCATTTGTTTTCCAAATTTTTGGAGCAGTAAGTTTAGTTGGTTATCTGTCATTTAAAAATGGACAGAACGCTGTGAACGAACTAGCAGATCAGTTAATGGCTCGAACCAGCAATATGGTGGATCAATACCTGCATTCCTATCTATCTATTCCTCACAAAGTGAACCAGATTAATGCTGATGCTATTCAAATGAGATTATTGAATGTGCGCGATCGCAAAACTCTGACCAAATATTTTTGGAAACAATTGCAAACCTATGAATTGTCTTATATTGGCTTCGGACTCACCACAGGTGAAGCAGCAGGAGCCGGACGTTTTGATGGTACAAATGTCACAATCGATGATTGCGGTGCGAAACTTCCAAATAATTGCTATAACTATGCCACTGATAATAAAGGCAATCGCAAGCGTCTGATTACTATATATGATTGGGACAACTTCAGTATGTCCATGTATACAGAACCTATAAAAGCGGGTAGGCCTATCTGGTCGCAGATTTATACTTTGAATTATCCCAATCATCCATACATTGCTGCTTCCGCCGGTCGCCCCATTTATGATGCACAGAATCGATTGCTGGGAATGGTCGCTACAGATATCCATTTATTGAAGCTTAGCGAGTTTTTACGACGTTTGGATGTCAGCCGCACCGGACAAGTTTTTATTTTAGATCGCAATGGGATGTTGATTGCAAACTCTAGCCCTCAACAACCCTTTAGCATAGTGAAGGAAGACATTAAGCGGTTGAAAGCTATAGATAGCCCCGATCCTGTAATTCACAATCTCACCCAACAGATTCAGCAACAATTTAATGGCTTCCAATCTATTAGCGAAGCCAAAAAGCTACAAATGAAATTGCAAGGAGAAGTAAATTTTGTGCATGTCTCCCCTTGGCGTGACCAATATGGACTAGATTGGCTAGTAGTGGTAAGTGTGCCGGAACGGGCTTTTATGGCACAAATCAACGCGAATACTAATAGTACCATTTTACTTTGCCTGGGGGCATTGACAGTGGCAACTTTGATGGGATATTTCACCTCTCGTTGTATTGCACACCCGATTGTGCGATTAAACCAAGCAAGTCAGGCGATGGCATCTGGCAACTTAGATCAACTAGTAGATGTCAGCAATATTCAGGAATTCAACAAGCTGGCTCACTCTTTTAATTACATGGCTGGGCAATTACGCAAATCCTTCAACGACTTAGAAAATAGTAAAGCAGAGTTAGAAGACCGAGTAGAAGAACGTACAGCCGAACTCAAAACCACATTGACTGAGTTACAGCGCACCCAGGCACAAGTAATTCAAAGTGAAAAAATGTCCAGTCTGGGTCAACTTGTAGCAGGGGTAGCACATGAAATCAACAATCCAGTGAACTTTATTCACGGCAATATTAGCCATCTGAACGAATACACTCAAGATTTGCTGCGGATGATTTATCTTTATCAAGAACGCCATTCTAGTGATGATCCAGAAATTCAAGCATTTGCAGATGAAATTGATCTCGAATTCCTCATTGAAGATTTACAAAAAATGCTGTCTTCGATGAAAATGGGTACTGAGCGGATTCGCAATATTGTGTTATCACTGCGGAACTTTTCGCGCATGGATGAAGCAGAATTTAAAGTAGTTAATATTCATGAAGGCATCGAAAGTACATTATTAATTCTGCAACATCGGCTCAAAAACAAACCAGATCGTCCAGCAATTGAAATAATTAGAGATTATAGCAATTTACCCGAAGTAGAATGCTACGCTGGGCAACTCAATCAAGTATTGATGAATATTCTGGTAAATGCAATGGATGCCTTAGACGAGGTAAATGCCCAGGGTACTAGTGAACAGATCAAAGCAAATCCCAGTCAAATTACTATTCGTACCTCAGTGATTAATTCGCAGTGGATAGAAATTGCGATCGCTGATAATGGGCTAGGAATGCCAGAACAGGTTAAAAACCGAATATTCGATCCTTTTTTCACTACCAAACCTGTGGGTAAAGGCACAGGTATGGGCATGGCCATCAGCTATCAAATTATTTTTGAAAAACATCGTGGTAAATTGCAGTGTTTTTCTACCCTTGGTAAAGGAACTGAGTTTATCATTCAACTACCTATCCGGCAACAAGTTTTGACACTCCCCACGGCTGTGTAA
- a CDS encoding UDP-N-acetylmuramoyl-L-alanine--D-glutamate ligase, whose amino-acid sequence MPRASVIGLGKSGIAAARLLKREGWEVELSDRNTSETLLKQQQELADEQIIVKLGYSPELNDTDLPQLIVVSPGVPWDIPVLVKARELGIETIGEMELAWRHLQTVPWVGITGTNGKTTTTALIAAIFQTAGLNAPACGNIGYAACEVALSLKKALEQGSRGAGGDKEAGGDKEVISISSSSPPSPSSPSLDWVIAEISSYQIESSVTLAPRIGVWTTFTPDHLARHKTLENYYNIKAKLLRQSDLQIFNGDDPYLHKVGKSDWPDAYWTSVKGKDFLIGEQGFYIEDGWIVEKLQNSTTERIVEASALRMVGEHNLQNLLMAVAAARLAGINRDAIDTAIRQFPGVPHRLEYICTWEGIDFINDSKATNYDAAEVGLASVKSPAILIAGGEAKPGDDVGWLAKIQTQAAAVLLIGSAAPAFAQRLQEVGYSHYEIVETMEKAVPRAAELAKQYQAPVVLLSPACASFDQYPNFEVRGNDFRKLCLAWVGS is encoded by the coding sequence ATGCCAAGAGCTTCTGTAATTGGATTGGGAAAATCCGGTATTGCTGCGGCGAGATTGTTGAAACGGGAAGGCTGGGAGGTGGAACTGAGCGATCGCAACACCTCCGAAACCCTTCTCAAACAACAACAAGAACTTGCTGACGAACAGATAATTGTTAAACTGGGATATTCCCCAGAATTGAATGATACTGATTTACCCCAATTAATTGTTGTCAGTCCTGGTGTCCCTTGGGATATTCCCGTGTTAGTCAAAGCACGAGAATTAGGCATTGAAACCATTGGCGAAATGGAACTCGCTTGGCGACACTTACAAACTGTACCTTGGGTAGGAATCACCGGCACCAACGGCAAAACCACAACCACTGCCTTGATTGCCGCAATTTTCCAAACAGCCGGATTAAATGCCCCCGCTTGCGGTAACATCGGCTACGCCGCCTGTGAAGTTGCCCTGTCTTTGAAGAAAGCTCTTGAGCAGGGGAGCAGGGGAGCAGGGGGAGATAAGGAAGCAGGGGGAGATAAAGAAGTAATATCAATATCCTCCTCATCCCCCCCATCCCCCTCATCCCCCTCACTCGACTGGGTGATTGCAGAAATTAGCAGCTATCAAATTGAATCTTCTGTAACCCTTGCGCCTCGTATCGGTGTTTGGACAACTTTTACACCGGATCATCTTGCGCGTCACAAGACTTTAGAAAACTACTACAACATTAAAGCCAAGCTGTTGCGTCAGTCGGATTTACAAATATTCAACGGTGATGATCCTTATTTGCACAAAGTCGGTAAAAGTGATTGGCCTGATGCCTACTGGACAAGTGTAAAAGGCAAGGATTTTTTAATCGGGGAACAAGGCTTTTATATTGAAGATGGCTGGATTGTAGAAAAGTTGCAGAACTCCACAACAGAAAGAATTGTGGAAGCCTCGGCTTTGCGAATGGTAGGTGAACATAACTTGCAAAATCTGCTGATGGCGGTAGCAGCGGCGCGGTTAGCAGGAATTAATCGTGATGCCATTGATACTGCGATTCGCCAATTTCCTGGTGTTCCCCATCGGTTAGAATATATTTGCACTTGGGAAGGTATTGACTTTATTAACGACAGCAAAGCCACTAACTATGATGCTGCGGAAGTGGGGTTAGCATCGGTGAAAAGTCCAGCAATTTTGATTGCAGGTGGAGAAGCAAAACCTGGTGATGATGTTGGCTGGTTAGCAAAAATTCAAACTCAAGCAGCAGCGGTATTATTGATTGGCAGTGCTGCACCAGCATTTGCCCAACGCTTACAAGAGGTGGGTTATTCTCATTACGAAATCGTGGAAACGATGGAGAAGGCAGTCCCAAGAGCGGCGGAATTAGCCAAACAGTATCAAGCACCCGTAGTGCTGTTGTCTCCTGCTTGTGCGAGTTTCGATCAATACCCAAATTTTGAAGTTAGGGGAAACGATTTCCGTAAGTTGTGTCTTGCTTGGGTAGGTAGTTAA
- a CDS encoding glycine--tRNA ligase subunit beta translates to MPAFLLEVGTEELPANFLSDALVQWRSRIPQSLEANNLTSAAVEVYGTPRRLAILIKGLPSKQPDREEEIKGPPAQAAFKDGNPTPAAAGFAKKQGVELDALFVRPTDKGDFVFVQRRIPGRPVAEILIELVPQWISSLEGKRLMRWGDGDMKFSRPIRWLVALLDETVLPIALENGSETITSDRISYGHRVLHPETVTIQQATDYVATLRSASVVVDTDERATTIKQQVQEAVQNLNGSTEIYPNLLAEVTNLVEWPSAVVGRFEPEFLHLPVEVITTVMVSHQRYFPVFQTANNQELLPYFVTVSNGDPTKSDIIAVGNERVIRARLADGQFFYKTDLAKPLESFLPQLEKVTFQEDLGSLRAKVDRVIKIADQITTQLQLGEPERHNIQRAALLAKADLVSQMVYEFPELQGIMGQKYAVVSNEPTEVATAIFEHYLPRGADDILPQSLTGQVVGLADRLDTLVSIFGLGLIPTGSSDPFALRRAANAVINITWTANLPINLETLLEQIATDFATTYNKDQGELTKTLQEFFLQRIRTLLQEEKQIDYDLVNAVLGENDPEYTERALKDLLDVRDRALYLQQIRVEGTLDKIYETVNRSTRLAAQGDLDTKQLEPTAVIDKELFQKPSEAAFYDAVIDLVPQTQTAQQSRNYQLLVAALEKIAPTVSNFFDGPDSVLVMDSDPQIKRNRLYLLGLLRNQARVLADFGAIVKNL, encoded by the coding sequence ATGCCTGCATTTTTATTAGAAGTTGGTACAGAAGAACTACCTGCAAACTTTCTTAGTGATGCCCTAGTGCAGTGGCGATCGCGCATTCCCCAAAGTCTAGAAGCCAATAACCTCACAAGCGCAGCTGTGGAAGTTTACGGTACTCCCCGACGCTTAGCAATCCTGATTAAAGGTCTACCATCCAAGCAACCAGACCGGGAAGAGGAAATTAAAGGCCCCCCCGCCCAAGCAGCTTTTAAAGATGGAAACCCGACACCAGCCGCAGCAGGCTTTGCCAAAAAGCAAGGAGTGGAACTCGACGCGCTGTTTGTTCGCCCCACAGACAAAGGGGATTTTGTCTTTGTGCAACGCCGAATTCCTGGCCGTCCGGTGGCGGAAATTTTGATAGAACTTGTACCTCAGTGGATTTCCAGTTTAGAAGGTAAGCGGTTGATGCGCTGGGGTGACGGAGATATGAAGTTTTCCCGGCCAATTCGCTGGCTGGTGGCTTTGTTAGATGAGACAGTACTGCCGATCGCCTTAGAAAATGGTTCCGAAACGATTACCAGCGATCGCATTTCTTACGGTCATCGCGTCTTACATCCAGAAACCGTGACAATTCAGCAAGCAACTGATTACGTCGCTACCCTACGTTCTGCCTCTGTCGTAGTTGATACTGATGAACGAGCAACTACAATTAAACAGCAAGTTCAGGAAGCAGTACAAAATTTAAACGGTTCCACTGAAATCTATCCTAATTTGTTAGCAGAAGTTACTAACCTAGTAGAATGGCCCTCCGCAGTGGTGGGCAGATTTGAACCAGAATTTTTGCACTTGCCTGTGGAAGTAATTACCACAGTTATGGTAAGTCATCAGCGTTATTTTCCTGTGTTTCAAACAGCAAATAACCAAGAATTACTACCTTATTTCGTCACTGTTTCCAACGGCGACCCCACGAAATCAGATATTATTGCTGTGGGGAATGAAAGAGTCATCCGCGCTAGATTGGCAGATGGACAGTTTTTCTATAAAACTGATTTAGCCAAGCCTTTAGAAAGCTTTTTACCACAATTAGAAAAAGTCACTTTTCAAGAAGACTTGGGTTCTCTACGCGCCAAGGTAGATAGAGTCATCAAAATCGCTGATCAAATAACCACACAACTGCAATTAGGAGAACCAGAACGCCATAATATCCAAAGAGCAGCATTGCTAGCTAAAGCTGATTTAGTTAGCCAAATGGTTTACGAGTTTCCAGAATTACAAGGAATAATGGGACAAAAATATGCTGTAGTTAGCAACGAACCAACAGAAGTAGCAACAGCAATTTTTGAACATTATTTGCCACGGGGAGCCGACGATATTTTACCCCAAAGCCTAACAGGTCAAGTTGTCGGTTTGGCAGATAGATTAGACACATTGGTAAGTATTTTTGGATTGGGTTTAATTCCCACAGGTTCCTCTGATCCATTTGCTTTGCGACGAGCCGCAAACGCTGTAATTAACATTACATGGACAGCTAATTTGCCAATAAATTTAGAAACTTTATTAGAGCAAATAGCAACAGATTTCGCAACCACATACAACAAAGACCAAGGAGAATTAACTAAAACATTGCAAGAATTTTTCTTGCAACGCATCCGCACCTTACTGCAAGAAGAAAAGCAAATTGACTATGACCTCGTGAATGCCGTTTTGGGAGAAAATGACCCAGAATATACAGAACGAGCGTTAAAAGATTTATTGGATGTACGCGATCGCGCTTTGTACCTGCAACAAATCCGTGTGGAAGGTACCCTCGATAAAATCTACGAAACCGTCAACCGTTCCACAAGGCTAGCAGCCCAAGGCGATTTAGATACCAAACAGCTAGAACCAACAGCAGTAATTGACAAAGAATTATTTCAAAAGCCTTCGGAAGCAGCTTTCTACGATGCTGTTATTGATTTAGTACCGCAAACTCAAACAGCCCAGCAATCAAGGAATTATCAACTGTTAGTAGCAGCGTTAGAAAAAATTGCTCCTACCGTAAGTAACTTTTTTGATGGCCCCGATAGCGTTTTAGTCATGGATTCCGACCCCCAAATCAAGCGCAATCGCTTGTATTTGCTGGGATTACTGCGGAATCAGGCCCGTGTGTTGGCTGATTTTGGTGCGATCGTCAAAAATCTGTAG
- a CDS encoding glycosyltransferase family 4 protein yields the protein MQILIYSYNYHPEPIGIAPLMTELAEGLVERGHQVRVVTGMPNYPQRQIYAGYQGKWYLTEKNNGVTVQRSYLRIKSKPNLIDRLLLELSFIVTSLPQAFNGKRPDVILLTIPPLLVSLPAALLGKLYKCPVVLNVQDILPEAAVRVGLMENKWMIKACEALEKFAYRNVQNISVIADGFLENLVAKGVPAKKIVCIPNWVNVNFIRPLAKEKNHWKSAHQLDGKFVVMYSGNIALTQGLETVIAAAARLRHIKDIVFVIAGESTALARLQEYCLSCGADNVLLLPLQPREQLPQMLAAADVGLIVQKHNVISFNMPSKIPLLLASGRPIVASVPATGTAAKAITQSGGGIIVEPESPLALAEAVLDLYNNSTLAAQLGRKGREFAVERYSFKQAIDQYEELFFKVVSKQTSTLDSTRPLKSQKSVVDI from the coding sequence ATGCAGATTCTGATTTATTCTTACAACTATCATCCAGAGCCGATCGGAATAGCGCCCTTGATGACTGAATTGGCAGAAGGACTGGTAGAACGAGGTCATCAAGTGCGGGTGGTTACAGGGATGCCTAACTATCCTCAACGCCAGATATATGCAGGCTATCAGGGAAAGTGGTATCTCACAGAAAAAAACAATGGCGTGACTGTCCAGCGTAGTTACCTACGAATCAAATCCAAACCCAATCTGATAGACAGGCTACTGTTAGAGTTGAGTTTTATCGTTACTAGCTTGCCGCAAGCCTTCAATGGCAAACGACCAGATGTGATACTGCTAACAATACCCCCGCTACTGGTTTCACTACCAGCAGCTTTACTTGGGAAATTATATAAATGCCCAGTAGTGCTGAATGTACAAGATATTCTGCCAGAAGCAGCGGTGCGCGTCGGGTTAATGGAAAATAAATGGATGATTAAAGCGTGTGAAGCTTTAGAGAAATTTGCATATCGCAACGTACAAAACATCAGTGTGATAGCCGATGGTTTTTTGGAGAATTTAGTGGCAAAGGGAGTGCCTGCAAAGAAGATAGTTTGCATTCCCAATTGGGTAAATGTGAATTTCATTCGCCCCTTAGCAAAGGAGAAAAACCACTGGAAATCTGCCCATCAGCTAGATGGAAAATTTGTAGTGATGTACTCTGGTAACATCGCCCTGACGCAAGGATTAGAGACAGTAATAGCCGCAGCCGCACGCTTGCGTCATATTAAAGATATTGTCTTTGTGATTGCTGGCGAATCAACAGCCTTGGCAAGATTGCAAGAATATTGTTTATCCTGTGGGGCAGATAATGTTTTGCTATTGCCATTGCAACCGCGAGAACAATTACCCCAAATGCTAGCAGCTGCTGATGTCGGATTGATTGTGCAAAAGCATAATGTAATTTCCTTCAATATGCCTTCCAAAATACCACTGTTGCTAGCAAGCGGTCGCCCAATAGTGGCTTCGGTACCTGCTACTGGTACGGCTGCTAAGGCAATTACACAGAGTGGCGGCGGTATTATTGTAGAACCAGAGTCACCTTTAGCCTTGGCGGAGGCGGTGCTGGATTTATACAATAATTCGACGCTGGCGGCACAGCTAGGTCGCAAAGGCAGAGAGTTTGCTGTCGAACGCTATTCTTTTAAACAGGCAATTGACCAATATGAAGAGCTATTTTTTAAAGTAGTTAGCAAACAAACCTCAACTTTGGATAGCACACGACCATTGAAATCTCAAAAATCAGTTGTTGATATCTGA